One genomic segment of Erythrolamprus reginae isolate rEryReg1 chromosome 2, rEryReg1.hap1, whole genome shotgun sequence includes these proteins:
- the LOC139162118 gene encoding uncharacterized protein, translating to MESLAVGRAPEYFDPEKSTWDAYLAKFDVFLEAAGMRDVIDDRKRAIFLNYCGAEMFDLAQTLTDPAPANSVSWDALKTKLSAHFKPTKPAIVYRHQFSRMGQTESESINQFATRLRTVLSKCHFENPEARLIDALIFGMRNATVRNKLLTEEEHSLQQVIKLAQTAEVAESAAKELKQNDKQEVVAHISSPNQQADSANAIKPSTSSENDCCFIRQAFPRPFKQSQQSLPCSGCRGNHSRHRCPFRDSNCHRCGRRGHIAEACRASLPEEAFSTPRAPRFQNQPRENKGFKPSSRYNYSNSNRDYLGGNSGISINNTVTANRSKINISLL from the coding sequence ATGGAATCCCTGGCCGTCGGGAGAGCGCCGGAATACTTCGACCCGGAGAAGTCTACTTGGGATGCCTACCTCGCTAAATTCGACGTTTTCCTCGAGGCTGCCGGCATGAGAGACGTGATCGACGATCGGAAAAGAGCGATTTTCCTGAATTACTGTGGAGCGGAAATGTTCGACCTCGCACAGACACTCACCGACCCGGCGCCAGCGAATTCGGTTTCCTGGGACGCTTTGAAAACGAAGCTTTCGGCTCACTTCAAGCCAACAAAGCCGGCGATCGTCTACAGGCACCAATTCTCCAGAATGGGCCAGACTGAATCCGAGAGCATCAACCAATTTGCTACGCGCTTGAGaaccgtgctgtcaaaatgccaCTTCGAGAACCCGGAAGCACGCCTAATAGATGCTCTTATCTTCGGCATGCGGAATGCAACCGTCAGAAACAAACTCCTTACTGAGGAAGAACATTCCCTGCAACAAGTCATCAAACTCGCTCAAACAGCCGAGGTGGCTGAGTCTGCGGCAAAAGAGCTGAAACAGAACGACAAGCAAGAAGTCGTGGCCCACATCTCCTCCCCGAATCAACAGGCCGACTCTGCGAATGCAATCAAACCGTCTACAAGCTCTGAAAACGACTGCTGTTTTATCCGACAAGCTTTTCCTCGACCTTTCAAGCAATCGCAACAATCTCTTCCTTGTTCTGGCTGCCGTGGCAACCATTCCCGTCACCGTTGCCCATTCCGAGATTCAAATTGCCACCGTTGTGGTCGCCGAGGGCACATCGCTGAGGCTTGCCGAGCCTCCCTACCGGAGGAAGCTTTCTCAACTCCTCGGGCTCCACGCTTCCAaaatcaaccgcgcgaaaacaagGGGTTCAAACCTTCTAGTCGCTACAATTACTCCAACTCTAACCGCGACTACTTAGGAGGTAACAGTGGAATTTCCATTAACAACACTGTAACTGCTAACAGAtctaaaattaacatttctttacTTTGA